The proteins below come from a single Fusobacterium nucleatum genomic window:
- a CDS encoding metal ABC transporter ATP-binding protein — MNAIEIKNLTVAYGENIALENFNLDVEVGSLVALVGPNGAGKSTLIKTILKFLKQITGKIKINGKNLAYVPQRNSVDWDFPTTLFDVVEMGCYGRVGLFKRVNKKEKQKVFKAIEQVGMLDFKDRQISELSGGQQQRAFIARALVQEADIYLMDEPFQGVDSTTEKSIVDILKKLKSEGKTLLVVHHDLQTVPTYFESVTFINKTVIASGKVKEVFTQENIDKTYRK, encoded by the coding sequence ATGAATGCTATTGAAATTAAAAATTTAACAGTTGCTTATGGAGAAAATATAGCATTAGAGAATTTTAATTTAGATGTTGAAGTCGGGAGTTTGGTGGCACTTGTGGGACCAAATGGTGCTGGAAAATCAACTCTTATCAAAACAATATTAAAATTTTTAAAACAAATAACTGGTAAAATAAAAATAAATGGAAAAAATTTAGCCTATGTTCCACAAAGAAATAGTGTTGATTGGGATTTCCCTACAACACTATTTGATGTGGTTGAAATGGGTTGTTATGGCAGAGTTGGACTTTTTAAAAGGGTTAATAAAAAAGAAAAACAAAAGGTTTTTAAAGCAATAGAACAAGTTGGTATGTTAGACTTTAAAGATAGACAAATATCAGAGCTTTCAGGTGGACAACAACAGAGAGCCTTTATTGCAAGAGCATTGGTGCAAGAAGCAGATATTTATCTTATGGATGAGCCTTTTCAAGGTGTTGATTCAACAACAGAAAAATCAATAGTTGATATATTAAAAAAATTAAAATCAGAGGGTAAAACTTTACTTGTGGTACATCATGATTTACAAACTGTTCCAACTTATTTTGAATCTGTTACTTTTATAAATAAAACTGTTATTGCTAGTGGAAAAGTAAAGGAAGTTTTTACACAAGAAAATATAGATAAAACATATAGAAAATAG
- a CDS encoding metal ABC transporter solute-binding protein, Zn/Mn family, with the protein MKKIFKLLTIMMISLFIVACGEKKEETKTSNEIQKIKVTTTLNYYQNLIEEIGGDKVEVTGLMKEGEDPHLYVATAGDVEKLQNADLVVYGGLHLEGKMTDIFANLSNKYILNLGAQLDKSLLHKEDENTYDPHVWFNTKFWAIQAKSVADKLSEILPENKDYFENNLQTYLKSLDEATEYIQAKINEIPEESRYLITAHDAFAYFAEQFGLQVKAIQGVSTDSEIGTKQIEDLANFIVEHNIKAIFVESSVNHKSIEALQEAVKAKGGNVEIGGELYSDSMGDKENNTETYIKTIKANADTISNALK; encoded by the coding sequence ATGAAAAAAATTTTTAAATTACTAACTATTATGATGATTTCTTTATTTATTGTTGCTTGTGGGGAGAAAAAAGAAGAAACTAAAACTTCTAATGAAATACAAAAAATAAAAGTAACAACAACTTTAAATTATTATCAAAATTTAATAGAAGAAATTGGTGGAGATAAAGTTGAAGTTACAGGGCTTATGAAAGAGGGAGAAGACCCTCATTTATATGTAGCAACAGCAGGAGATGTGGAAAAATTACAAAATGCTGATTTAGTTGTCTATGGTGGATTACATCTTGAAGGAAAAATGACAGATATATTTGCAAATTTATCAAATAAATATATTTTAAATTTAGGAGCTCAACTGGATAAATCTCTTTTACATAAAGAAGATGAAAACACTTATGACCCACATGTTTGGTTTAATACAAAATTTTGGGCTATACAAGCTAAATCTGTTGCTGATAAATTAAGTGAAATATTACCTGAAAATAAAGATTATTTTGAAAATAATTTACAAACTTATTTAAAATCATTGGATGAAGCAACTGAATATATACAAGCTAAAATAAATGAAATTCCAGAAGAATCAAGATATTTAATCACAGCACATGATGCCTTTGCATATTTTGCTGAACAATTTGGTTTACAAGTAAAAGCTATACAAGGTGTTTCAACTGATTCTGAAATTGGAACTAAACAAATTGAAGATTTAGCTAATTTCATAGTTGAACACAATATAAAAGCTATTTTTGTTGAATCTTCTGTAAATCATAAGAGTATAGAAGCCTTACAAGAAGCTGTAAAAGCAAAAGGTGGAAATGTAGAAATTGGTGGAGAACTTTATTCAGATTCTATGGGAGATAAAGAAAATAATACAGAAACTTATATAAAAACAATAAAAGCAAATGCTGATACTATATCAAATGCTTTAAAATAA
- a CDS encoding EamA family transporter: MWAIFAILSAIFAALTSILAKIGIEGVNSNLATAIRTVVIVFMAWFMVFITGNQYGIVDISKKSWIFLILSGLATGASWLCYYKALQLGEVSKVVPIDKLSIVITISLAFIFLGEQITLKTIIGCSLIIVGTFIMIL, translated from the coding sequence ATGTGGGCTATTTTTGCTATTTTATCAGCTATTTTTGCAGCATTAACTTCAATTTTAGCAAAAATTGGAATTGAAGGTGTTAATTCTAATTTAGCAACAGCTATAAGAACTGTTGTCATTGTTTTTATGGCTTGGTTTATGGTTTTTATAACGGGAAATCAATATGGAATTGTAGATATAAGTAAAAAAAGTTGGATATTTTTAATTCTTTCAGGATTAGCAACTGGTGCTTCATGGCTTTGTTATTATAAAGCATTACAACTTGGAGAAGTTTCAAAAGTTGTTCCTATTGATAAATTAAGTATAGTGATAACTATTAGCTTAGCCTTTATATTTTTAGGAGAACAAATAACGCTGAAAACTATAATTGGTTGCTCTTTAATTATTGTAGGAACTTTTATTATGATTTTGTAA
- a CDS encoding MATE family efflux transporter, with protein sequence MKKVYDMTKGKICTIILSFSLPLLGASLIQQLYNTADMIFVGNFVGKEATGAVGASSLLFTCIIGLFTGVSIGVGVAVSQKIGSKDLEMASKVSHTAITFGIIGGIVLTLIGFFSAEFLLTLMNTPKEIIYDSVLYLKIYFLSMLPMILYNIGAGIIRSTGNSKTPFYILIVGGFTNVLANYIFIVVFKMGVSGVAIATTLSQTLTAVIVLTYLFKNKTAIKFKTSKLKIDFSLLKQILYFGLPAGIQSMLITFSNIIVQYYINGYGGDAVAAYATYFKLENFIWMPIVAIGQASMTFSGQNVGANNYKRVKKGAFVAILLSGGLSVIIATIILIFSHTFMRIFIKNEEIIYLGSQIALTTFPFYWLYSILEVLGSSLRGMGYSIVSMYITTTCLCGVRISLLYLISKFNLDFKSVAYVYPMTWFFTASIFIIAFLKIIAKKIKNSN encoded by the coding sequence ATGAAAAAAGTTTATGATATGACAAAAGGAAAAATTTGTACTATAATCTTATCTTTTTCTTTACCACTTCTTGGAGCAAGTTTAATTCAACAGCTATATAATACTGCTGATATGATATTTGTTGGAAATTTTGTAGGTAAAGAGGCAACAGGAGCTGTTGGAGCAAGTAGTCTATTATTTACTTGTATTATTGGGCTTTTTACAGGAGTTTCAATAGGAGTTGGAGTTGCTGTATCTCAAAAAATTGGCTCTAAGGATTTAGAAATGGCTTCAAAAGTTTCTCATACTGCTATAACATTTGGGATTATTGGAGGAATTGTTTTAACCCTTATTGGTTTCTTTTCTGCTGAATTTTTATTAACTTTAATGAATACTCCAAAAGAGATAATATATGACTCTGTCTTATATTTAAAAATTTATTTTTTAAGTATGTTACCAATGATTTTATATAATATTGGAGCAGGAATTATTCGTTCAACTGGAAATTCAAAAACACCATTCTATATACTTATTGTAGGTGGATTTACAAATGTACTTGCCAATTATATTTTTATAGTAGTTTTTAAAATGGGAGTTTCAGGTGTTGCTATTGCAACAACCTTATCTCAAACATTGACAGCTGTTATAGTTCTAACTTATCTATTTAAAAATAAAACTGCTATTAAATTTAAAACATCTAAATTAAAAATAGATTTTTCTTTGTTAAAACAAATTCTTTATTTTGGTTTACCTGCTGGAATACAATCAATGCTTATAACATTTTCAAATATAATAGTTCAATATTATATAAATGGTTATGGTGGAGATGCTGTTGCTGCCTATGCAACATATTTTAAATTAGAGAACTTTATTTGGATGCCAATAGTTGCAATAGGACAAGCAAGTATGACTTTCTCTGGACAAAATGTAGGGGCGAATAATTATAAAAGAGTTAAAAAAGGAGCTTTTGTTGCCATACTTTTATCAGGTGGTTTAAGTGTGATCATTGCAACAATAATATTAATTTTCTCTCATACTTTTATGAGAATTTTTATAAAAAACGAAGAAATTATCTATTTAGGAAGTCAGATAGCTTTAACTACTTTCCCTTTCTATTGGTTATATTCTATATTAGAAGTTTTAGGTAGTTCTTTAAGAGGAATGGGATATTCAATAGTTTCAATGTATATCACTACTACTTGCCTTTGTGGAGTTAGAATATCATTACTTTATTTAATTTCAAAATTTAATCTTGATTTTAAATCTGTTGCCTATGTTTATCCCATGACTTGGTTTTTTACAGCAAGTATATTTATAATTGCTTTCTTAAAAATTATAGCTAAAAAAATTAAAAATTCTAATTAA
- a CDS encoding NAD(P)H-dependent flavin oxidoreductase, giving the protein MRELKGIKIGKYYIEKPIVQGGMGVGVSWDQLAGTVSKNGGLGTISGICTAYYDNLKYCKKVVNGRPVGVDALNSKEAMIEIFKNARKICGDKPLACNILHAINDYSKVVEYAIEAGANIIVTGAGLPLELPKLVENHPDVAIVPIVSSGRALKIICKKWKAAGRLPDAVIVEGPKSGGHQGVKAEDLFLPEHQLENIVPEVKEERDKWGDFPIIAAGGIWDNDDIQKIMELGADAVQLGTRFIGTYECDASEEFKNILVNAEKEDIVIVKSPVGYPGRSIKTNLIKNLRADDQTIKCYSNCIAPCNLGEGARKVGFCIANCLGDSYNGKVDTGLFFSGENGYRVNKLISVEDLINELITPCRKDIIVNISTENIIENTVNF; this is encoded by the coding sequence ATGAGAGAATTAAAAGGAATAAAAATAGGAAAATATTATATAGAAAAACCAATAGTACAAGGTGGAATGGGTGTAGGTGTCAGTTGGGATCAACTAGCTGGAACTGTTTCAAAAAATGGTGGACTGGGAACAATAAGTGGAATTTGTACAGCATACTATGACAATTTAAAATATTGTAAAAAAGTTGTAAATGGTAGACCAGTAGGTGTAGATGCTTTGAATTCAAAAGAAGCTATGATAGAAATTTTTAAAAATGCAAGAAAGATTTGTGGTGATAAACCTTTGGCTTGTAATATTTTACATGCTATAAATGACTATTCAAAGGTTGTTGAGTATGCAATAGAAGCAGGAGCAAATATAATAGTTACAGGTGCTGGACTTCCATTAGAATTACCTAAACTTGTAGAAAATCATCCAGATGTAGCAATAGTCCCAATAGTTTCATCAGGAAGAGCATTAAAAATAATTTGCAAAAAATGGAAAGCTGCTGGAAGATTACCAGATGCAGTTATAGTTGAAGGACCAAAAAGTGGAGGACATCAAGGTGTAAAAGCAGAAGATTTATTCTTACCTGAACATCAATTAGAAAATATAGTCCCAGAAGTAAAAGAAGAAAGGGATAAATGGGGAGATTTTCCAATAATTGCAGCAGGTGGAATTTGGGATAATGATGATATTCAAAAAATAATGGAACTTGGTGCAGATGCAGTACAATTAGGAACAAGATTTATAGGTACTTATGAATGTGATGCAAGTGAAGAATTTAAAAATATTTTAGTCAATGCTGAAAAAGAAGATATTGTTATAGTAAAATCTCCTGTTGGTTATCCAGGGCGTTCTATAAAAACTAATTTAATTAAAAATTTAAGGGCTGATGATCAAACAATAAAATGTTATAGTAATTGTATAGCTCCTTGTAATCTTGGAGAAGGAGCAAGAAAAGTAGGTTTCTGTATAGCAAATTGTTTAGGTGATTCTTATAATGGAAAAGTTGATACAGGATTATTCTTTTCAGGAGAAAATGGTTATAGAGTAAATAAGTTAATTAGTGTTGAAGATTTAATTAATGAGCTTATAACACCTTGTAGAAAAGATATAATAGTAAATATTAGCACAGAAAACATTATAGAAAATACTGTAAATTTTTAA
- the hutG gene encoding formimidoylglutamase: protein MDWNGRVDGYDDDILRIHQVIQIKTLDELMEDDYNGKKVCFVSYNSNEGIRRNNGRLGAAEGWKHLKVALSNFPIFDTSIKFYDLKDPIDVIGGKLEEAQHELAKVVAKLKSKDYFVVCMGGGHDIAYGTYNGILSYAKTQSKSPKIGIISFDAHFDMREYDKGANSGTMFYQIADDCKRDGIKFDYNVIGIQRFSNTKRLFDRAKSFGVTYYLAEDILKLSDLNIKPILERNDYIHLSICTDVFHITCAPGVSAPQTFGIWPSQAIGLLNTIAKTKKNLTLEVAEISPRYDYDDRTSRLIANLIYQVILKHFNCEIN from the coding sequence ATGGATTGGAATGGACGTGTTGATGGTTATGATGACGATATACTAAGGATACATCAAGTTATTCAAATTAAAACTTTGGATGAATTAATGGAAGATGACTATAATGGGAAAAAAGTATGTTTTGTGAGTTATAATTCTAATGAAGGAATAAGAAGAAATAACGGAAGATTAGGAGCTGCTGAGGGTTGGAAACATTTAAAGGTAGCTCTATCTAATTTCCCTATATTTGATACAAGTATAAAGTTTTATGATTTAAAAGATCCTATTGATGTAATAGGAGGAAAATTAGAAGAAGCTCAACATGAATTAGCAAAAGTAGTTGCTAAGTTAAAATCAAAAGATTATTTTGTTGTGTGTATGGGTGGAGGACACGATATTGCTTATGGTACATATAATGGGATTTTATCTTATGCAAAAACTCAATCAAAAAGTCCTAAAATTGGAATAATAAGTTTTGATGCTCACTTTGATATGAGAGAATATGATAAAGGAGCGAACTCTGGAACAATGTTTTATCAAATAGCTGATGATTGCAAAAGAGATGGTATAAAATTTGATTATAATGTTATAGGCATACAAAGATTTTCAAATACTAAAAGACTATTTGATAGAGCTAAAAGTTTTGGTGTAACATATTACTTAGCAGAAGATATATTGAAATTAAGTGACTTAAATATAAAACCAATATTAGAAAGAAATGATTATATACATTTAAGTATTTGTACAGATGTATTCCATATAACTTGTGCACCAGGAGTAAGTGCTCCACAAACATTTGGTATTTGGCCTAGCCAAGCAATAGGGCTTTTAAACACTATTGCTAAAACTAAAAAGAATTTAACATTAGAAGTTGCTGAAATCAGTCCAAGATATGACTATGATGATAGAACTTCAAGACTTATTGCAAATTTAATTTATCAAGTAATATTAAAACATTTTAATTGTGAAATAAACTAA
- a CDS encoding methionine ABC transporter ATP-binding protein, with translation MITLENVNKIYSNGLHAVKDVNLKVNEGDIFGIIGLSGAGKSSLIRLINRLEEPTSGKIFINGQNILSLNKAELLKRRKKIGMIFQHFNLLSSRTVEENVAFALEIANWDKKDIGKRVTELLEIVGLSDKAKYYPSQLSGGQKQRVSIARALANNPDILLSDEATSALDPKTTKSILELIKEIQHKFSLTVVMITHQMEVVKEICNKVAIMSDGKIVEQGGVHHIFAEPKNEITKEFISYVHQQTDTALNYLHHKGKKIIKAKFLGISAQEPIISKVIKEYGIDINILGGTIDKLSTVSIGHLYLELDGDLNAQSKAIELMQTMDVIVEVVYNGD, from the coding sequence ATGATTACACTTGAAAATGTAAATAAAATTTATTCCAATGGATTGCATGCTGTGAAAGATGTTAATTTAAAAGTAAATGAAGGAGATATTTTTGGAATTATTGGTTTAAGTGGTGCTGGAAAATCTTCTCTCATAAGACTTATTAACAGACTTGAAGAACCTACAAGTGGAAAAATTTTTATCAATGGACAAAATATTTTAAGTCTTAATAAGGCAGAACTTTTGAAAAGAAGGAAGAAAATAGGAATGATATTTCAACATTTCAATTTACTTTCATCAAGGACAGTTGAAGAAAATGTTGCTTTTGCACTAGAGATTGCAAATTGGGATAAAAAGGATATTGGAAAAAGGGTTACAGAACTTTTAGAAATAGTTGGATTATCTGATAAAGCTAAATATTACCCTAGTCAATTAAGTGGTGGGCAAAAACAAAGAGTGTCAATAGCAAGAGCCTTAGCAAACAATCCAGATATTTTACTATCTGATGAGGCAACTTCAGCTCTTGACCCTAAAACAACAAAATCTATTTTGGAACTTATCAAAGAAATACAACATAAATTTTCATTGACTGTTGTTATGATAACTCACCAAATGGAAGTTGTAAAAGAAATATGCAATAAAGTTGCAATAATGTCTGATGGAAAAATAGTTGAACAAGGAGGAGTACATCATATATTTGCTGAGCCTAAAAATGAAATTACAAAGGAATTTATTTCCTATGTTCATCAGCAAACTGATACAGCATTAAATTATTTACACCATAAGGGAAAGAAAATTATTAAGGCTAAATTTTTAGGAATATCTGCACAAGAGCCTATTATTTCAAAAGTTATAAAAGAATATGGTATTGATATAAATATTTTAGGTGGAACTATTGATAAACTTTCAACAGTTAGTATAGGACATTTATATCTTGAACTAGATGGAGATTTAAATGCACAATCAAAAGCAATAGAGCTTATGCAGACTATGGATGTTATAGTGGAGGTGGTATATAATGGAGATTAG
- a CDS encoding methionine ABC transporter permease — MEISSLIEPLFENFENPIVSMLTVSTVETIYMVFLSTIFSLLLGFPIGVLLVITKEGGIYEMKKFNVILGIVINALRSFPFIILMILLFPLSRFVVGSTIGATAAVVPLSIGAAPFVARIVEGALLEVDHGLIEASQSMGASNSTIIFKVMLPECYPTLVHGIVVTIISLIGYSAMAGTIGAGGLGDLAIRFGYLRFKLDIMIYAIIIIIILVQVIQSVGNYIVYRRQKKLGK; from the coding sequence ATGGAGATTAGTTCTTTAATTGAACCTCTTTTTGAAAATTTTGAAAATCCTATTGTAAGTATGCTTACAGTTTCAACAGTTGAAACTATATATATGGTATTTCTTTCAACAATATTTTCACTGTTACTTGGATTTCCAATAGGAGTGTTACTTGTTATAACAAAAGAAGGTGGCATATATGAAATGAAAAAATTTAATGTTATCTTGGGTATTGTAATAAATGCTTTGAGATCATTTCCTTTCATTATCTTGATGATACTTTTATTTCCACTATCAAGATTTGTGGTTGGTTCAACAATAGGAGCAACAGCTGCTGTTGTTCCATTATCAATAGGAGCTGCACCTTTTGTAGCAAGAATAGTTGAAGGGGCATTACTTGAAGTTGATCATGGACTTATAGAAGCCAGTCAAAGTATGGGGGCTAGTAACTCAACAATAATTTTTAAAGTTATGTTGCCAGAATGTTATCCAACATTAGTTCATGGGATTGTAGTAACTATAATCAGTTTAATTGGATATTCAGCAATGGCTGGTACAATAGGAGCTGGTGGACTTGGAGATTTGGCAATAAGATTTGGCTATTTAAGATTTAAACTTGATATAATGATTTATGCAATTATAATAATAATTATTTTAGTTCAAGTTATTCAATCAGTTGGTAATTATATTGTATATAGAAGACAAAAAAAATTAGGAAAATAG
- a CDS encoding MetQ/NlpA family ABC transporter substrate-binding protein has translation MKFTKLFGTVGAFLLLSAGVLAGTLKVGATPVPHAEILELIKPDLKKQGVDLKIVEFTDYVTPNLALSDKEIDANFFQHKPYLDKFVEERKLNLVSLGNVHVEPLGLYSKKIKSINDLKKGDTIAIPSDPSNGGRALILLHNKGVITLKDPKNLFATEFDIVKNPKKLKFKPSEVAQLPRILPDVTAAIINGNYALQANLSPAKDSLILEGKESPYANILVVRKGDEKKEDIQKLLKVLRSEKVKKYINEKYSDGSVVPAF, from the coding sequence ATGAAATTTACAAAATTATTTGGAACAGTGGGAGCATTTTTATTACTATCAGCAGGAGTATTAGCTGGAACTTTAAAAGTTGGAGCAACACCAGTTCCTCATGCTGAAATCTTAGAATTAATTAAACCAGATTTAAAGAAACAAGGAGTAGATTTAAAAATAGTTGAATTTACAGATTATGTAACACCTAACTTAGCATTATCTGATAAAGAAATTGATGCTAATTTCTTCCAACATAAACCTTATCTTGATAAGTTTGTTGAAGAAAGAAAATTAAATCTTGTTTCATTAGGAAATGTCCATGTTGAACCACTTGGATTGTATTCAAAGAAAATTAAATCTATTAATGATTTAAAGAAGGGAGATACTATTGCAATTCCTAGTGACCCATCAAATGGAGGAAGAGCATTAATCTTATTACATAATAAAGGTGTTATAACTTTAAAAGACCCTAAAAATTTATTTGCAACAGAATTTGATATAGTTAAAAACCCTAAAAAATTAAAATTTAAGCCATCAGAAGTTGCACAATTACCAAGAATTTTACCTGATGTAACAGCTGCTATTATCAATGGAAACTATGCTTTACAAGCTAATTTATCTCCAGCTAAGGATTCATTAATATTAGAAGGAAAAGAATCTCCTTATGCAAATATTTTAGTTGTCCGTAAAGGTGATGAAAAGAAAGAAGATATTCAAAAATTACTAAAAGTTCTTCGTAGTGAGAAAGTTAAAAAATATATAAATGAAAAATATAGTGATGGTTCTGTTGTTCCAGCATTCTAA
- a CDS encoding GNAT family N-acetyltransferase → MEKIILVKPNLSYADEILKYKKEFLEDEPIINGAAGLDRFPTVEDWLEELEKRSRKDTVPEGLVPSSTYLGIREKDNYIVGVIDIRHCLNDFLLQAGGHIGCGVRKSERKKGYAKQMLKLALGKCKELKIEKVLITCNDDNIASERSIISCGGKLEDIRTVDGKNYKRFWIEL, encoded by the coding sequence ATGGAAAAAATTATTTTAGTAAAACCTAATTTATCTTATGCTGATGAGATTCTAAAATATAAAAAAGAATTTTTAGAAGATGAACCTATTATAAATGGTGCAGCTGGATTAGATAGGTTTCCTACTGTTGAAGATTGGCTAGAAGAATTAGAAAAGAGGAGCCGTAAAGATACAGTTCCAGAAGGTCTTGTCCCTTCATCTACTTATTTAGGTATAAGAGAAAAAGATAATTATATTGTTGGAGTGATAGATATTAGACACTGTTTAAATGATTTTTTATTACAAGCAGGTGGACATATTGGTTGTGGCGTTAGAAAATCTGAAAGGAAAAAAGGTTATGCTAAGCAAATGCTAAAACTTGCCTTAGGAAAATGTAAGGAATTAAAAATAGAGAAAGTATTAATTACTTGTAATGATGATAATATAGCTAGTGAAAGAAGTATCATATCCTGTGGAGGAAAACTTGAAGATATTAGAACTGTTGATGGGAAGAATTATAAAAGATTTTGGATAGAATTATAA
- a CDS encoding FMN-binding protein, producing MNFKDFGLREWLVIIFITLGLAAFVFEDYFKPKIYEAEGVGIGYIGDITLKVKAYKKKNKTIRVTEIEVGHGDTDEIGGVALQKLVDEVKAKQRFDDIDMVAGATFSSEGFKEALDTAIEDIRNQE from the coding sequence ATGAATTTTAAAGATTTTGGACTTAGAGAATGGTTAGTTATTATTTTTATAACTTTAGGTCTAGCAGCATTTGTATTTGAAGATTATTTTAAACCAAAAATTTATGAGGCTGAGGGAGTTGGAATAGGTTATATTGGTGATATAACTTTAAAGGTTAAAGCCTATAAGAAAAAGAATAAAACAATCAGGGTTACTGAAATTGAAGTTGGACATGGAGATACAGATGAAATTGGAGGAGTTGCTTTACAAAAATTAGTTGATGAAGTAAAAGCAAAACAAAGATTTGATGATATTGATATGGTTGCAGGAGCAACATTTTCTTCAGAAGGCTTTAAGGAAGCTTTAGATACAGCTATTGAAGATATAAGAAATCAAGAATAA
- a CDS encoding FMN-binding protein — protein MKNFKSLIAISFAVLSLGAFAADKVYETTAEAKGYNEEGVPIVLTVKAIKKDGKIVVTDIVAKHQETDKVGGAAIEQLIEEVKTKQNYNKLDSVAGATSTSAGFRRAIRNAVKDIEKQN, from the coding sequence ATGAAAAATTTTAAAAGTTTAATAGCAATTTCTTTTGCAGTATTAAGTTTAGGAGCTTTTGCAGCTGATAAGGTATATGAAACTACAGCAGAAGCAAAAGGTTATAATGAAGAAGGAGTACCAATAGTTTTAACTGTAAAAGCTATTAAAAAAGATGGTAAGATAGTTGTCACTGATATTGTTGCTAAACATCAAGAAACTGATAAAGTTGGTGGAGCTGCAATAGAACAGTTAATAGAAGAGGTTAAAACAAAACAAAACTATAATAAGTTAGATAGTGTTGCAGGGGCTACTTCAACTTCTGCTGGTTTTAGAAGAGCAATTAGAAATGCTGTTAAAGATATAGAAAAACAAAATTAG